The following nucleotide sequence is from Gadus macrocephalus chromosome 18, ASM3116895v1.
ATCTCCAGCTTCTGGGGGCTGGACTTGGGGCACTTGCCCCGCTGCTTCTGGAGCTTTGGATCCCCGAAGCAGATTTTCCTGTGGGGAATAAATATTGAATAATAGCTGCATGAGTTTCGATTTTGATTCAACATTGTTTTGATAATGTGTGGTTGGACAACCAACCCTTAACAAAAGCCAGTTAAATCTAGTCCATGCGTCCCGGAGTAACAGCCTACAATACCTCTTCTGGCCCTTGCCGCCTCGGCTGAATGCAAGAGGCGTGGCCTGCTCCGAATGCGGGCTCTCCTCCACATCCAGGTCCCACATGTCGTCCTTATCGGGGGTCCAGGGCTCCAGCGGCTGGAACAGACGCTTGTCGCGGGGGTCCTTCTTGGTGAGCTGCAGGCGGCGCTCCATGCGCTCAATCCGTGCCAGCAGCTGGAACCAACAGGAGAGCGTTGGCAAACCGTCACTTCACAACAGATTCCAAAGACCCATGCATAAAAACAATATCACAGATAAAGTAAATTAACTTTTGTGGACACTACATACCGTCTCTTTTTCGGCCTTGAGCTCATCGATCTCCTTGTCTTTCGATTGaagctgttgctgctgttgctcgATGAGGTccagttggaggaggagaatcTGCCGTAAGCAGTTGGCTTGAGATTGGGGATTGGGCGGGGACTTCCGGATGTTCCGCCACTTGCCCTCCGTACTGAGCTCGATAGACGCGGTGCCCAGGACCCCGGGGCCGACCCCCTTTGCGCTCTCATCACCACCCACTTCCTTGGGGTTATTGTTTATTGCCATCAGTGGGTTATCCATATTGTCAATGGGGAGAGGTTTGCTTTTCACTGGGGTTCCCTCACCCCCCATTTGTCTGACTGGGGACAGTATCCCCGCGGTTGTCTTGTCCTCTTGAAGTACTTCTGCGACTGTGGCAGCGCTGGTAACTTCGCTCGTTGTGTAATTCTGGTCTAAGCCCGTGGACTTAGTGGGGATGTCAACCCCCTGAACATTGAGTACCACGTCACAGGTCTCTCTCTTGAGGCTAACGGGACTCGCGGTAGAGATACCAATCTTTTTCTCAAAGTCGATTGTGTCAGCGTTCAGCTTGAATCCCGTGTTAGGATACAGCGTCGATCTCAAAGTCATGGCGAACACAATGGGTTTTCATTCTGCATGTATTAACAGCAGTGTCCAGCGGTAACAATGCTTCTGGCCCTGCAAAAGACGAAAGAAAAGGTGTTGCGTTCGGTAGAAAACACGTCGTCTTTCCTGGCTGCAGATGCAACATGAGGATACCACGAATGTTACGATAACTGTCTCTAATCCCCATCCATTTCAAAATTGCTTGACGAATTTAAAGTGTGAGGTATGCTGCACGGAGTCAACAACACAGACATGCTAACTACGTAGCTGGCCAGATAGAAGGGTGGCATTCACCTCCTAACTTCGCCTAAATAGATTTTCCAGGAAAAGAGCCATAAACAGGGGCTCGGGAGTGGCTACGCAGGACACTGGCGGCAGCCATCTCCTCCATTTTGCTTCTCGCCAAATGATGAAAAACAATAACAGCCAGCTAGCATGCTAATATTAGCTAACTGTCTTACGTGCGAAATGCGGCGTCGTTCCTAGACATTTAAAACGTAAACGCTGATAGTAGTTCAGGTTGAATAATAATGGTGAATTAGAAAGGCGTCAATATAACGTTAGAATTGTATTACCATACCTGCAAGTGCCTTCTTGTTCCCTCCTCAAGACTTATTTAAAGCGCCGACGACAGCGCATGCGTAATTTGCTGGCTGGATGTCTTGTCGCGAGGCGGACGGTAGAGGGAACCAGAGCGGGAAACGACTGGGCGTTTATATCTGCGGGTCAGTGTCAATGCTACAAAAATGTCATGAATAACGGTTTTTTATCCATTCATACAagtaaataaattattattattgttaaataaattataaattatgcTTAGGGAGTTGTGGTACTGGGGTTCAGAATCGGAATCATATTGAATAATATGATCATACACTCTATGGTTTATTAGAGAGTTAAACACTGCGTTGATGTGTATAAAGAAAAACTCATTATTTTTATCATCGAGTTATTACAAATTTAATTTATACGAAGAACTTGATCTAACAACTGCATGCAGTTCCAGAAGAAGATTCTGACCTGCCTGTTCGCCCCGTCAGAGGGAGGCAGTGCTAGCATACCCATTACCTAATACCATCGAAGAAGAAGTTTCCTTCCTGGTTCttggacaaaaaaacaaaacaaagaaaatgttaCCCTTCTGTTTTAGTGTGGCATATTTCTGAATTGCGGCAACATGCCTAAATAGTAAACAGTATTCTTGCATGCTGTGTATGATAGTGTAAGGACATTTTCACCTGAGAATTGTAAGATTTGAAGAGCTCGTGAATTGCTGGAACATTTATCAGTTAAACACCACTAACCAAGTTCATCTGGTTGTACACTACCAATCTCGAATCTTCATTCATCTGAACGTGTGACAAGAAAGCAAGATGCATAGAAGGGGGGTTGGCGCTGGGGCTATTGCCAAAAAGAAGCTCGCAGAGGTATGTTATATTGTATTCATGTCACTTCAATGGTCACAAGTTTGAGAttcacattgttattttttatttgaatgcaGGCAAGGTACAAGGAAAGGGGGAACGTTCTCGCTGAAGATCAAATAGTTCAGGTAGGATCAGCTTTGTGCTTAGGGACTaccaaatatataaaaatataggaAGATATATACAAACCTATAATTAAtgaaatattatttaatattttcaGATGTCCAAACAGATCGAGACCTTTAAGTCTCACCTGGAGGAGTTTGCCAGCAAACATAAACAAGAAATACGAAAGAATTCCCAATTCAGAGTCCAATTTCAGGAAATGTGTGCCACCATTGGCGTCGATCCACTTGCCTGTAAGATAATTTCTTATTTTATACACAATGTAGACTTTTTAATTTGATGCATCTATTATTGAAGATGTTCTGTCAATAggattctttctttattattactTTGTTTTCCTCTTTTCACAGCTGGAAAGGGGTTCTGGTCCGAGATGCTTGGTGTGGGCGACTTCTATTATGAGCTCGGAGTACAGATCATTGAAGTGTGTCTCGCTCTAAAGCACAGAAACGGGGGTACGGTTGGCTCAGCCGCTTCTTCATTTCAGTAGTATATCTGAAAGGAGAATATCATTGATAACGTACTTTGTAATATCTTTTTAGGGCTCATTACGTTGGATGAGCTCCACCAGAGAGTGTTGAAAGGACGGGGTAAATACGCCCAGGATGTGAGCCAGTAAGTCTTATTTTGTCTGTCTATCTTATCAGTATCTAATTttccatccccctcctccttcatgaTTCATCAATCCCCTTAATGTGATATGGATATTAAACCCAGTTAAAATGTTATTCCCAGAGATGATCTGGTGCGGGCCATAAAGAAGCTGAAAGCCATGGGCAACGGTTTCGGCATGATCCCGGTGGGAGGTTCGTACCTGGTGCAGTCGGTTCCTGCGGAGCTCAACATGGATCACACGGTGGTTCTACAGCTGGCCGAGGTACGGCCCGGGTGATGCGTGGTATACGTACTGGTCGTCACCTTGAATGACACCTCACAGTGATGCCATTCggtcttgtgtatgtgtggctaCCGAGAGCGTCAGTACATCAATACTCAGCGAAAGTTATTGTTCCACCTCATATTAGATGTattttatgtcattatttacCCAATGGTCCAATCTTGAGTTATTAGCAAGCTGTTTTTAAATTCTGTATTAACTTCAGTTATAAAACATGCTTCTACTATAAGTAGGCTATGAAACTTGGATATATCATGTTGAAAAACCTGTAGGTATGCTATGGTGTTAAATTACATTCTGGCTTTGCTTGCTCCCCCGCCTGCAGAAGAAAGGCTACGTGACCGTGAGTGAGATCAAGGAGCACCTGAAATGGGAGAGGGAGCGCTCTTGCCACGTCCTGGTAAGTGTCTCGGAGCGAGGGGAAGTTCAGCCACTGCGGGCGTTGGTTACCAGGTTTCACTGGAGTGTTGAGGAAATTAAATCTCTCCCCTCGTTCCCAGGACCACCTGCTGAAGGAGGGACTCGCTTGGCTGGACTCACAGGCCGCTGGGGAACCCCAGTACTGGCTTCCAGCCCTGTTCTCTGAGATTAGCTCCCGTGATGTCACACCCGACGAAGCCAATCAAATGACACCTTGAGGATTTTcttttaataaatattttatatatggGCCGTTGGTATTGGTTAAACTTGGAGAGGCTTGCTGACATTTGGCGGACTAGCCGTTGTTGGTTGGGGTTGCAATTGTTGCTCAATTCAATGCGCAGAGGGAAGCCTTTCTCTGGGCATACTGCATTTGGGGCCCTTATTTCCTAATTGTATAACCTGAGAAAATTTCTTGCTGGTCACTATTAAAGAGGAATGGGTTTATTTTAATTAAGTATATGGTGTGCATTCAATAAAATTAACCATGGTCATACCTGTTGGAACTGCAACATAACTGAAACATACAAGGTAACATCTTAAAGGAATCCTGTGGATCCCGCGTGCAAGATATTTTAGTTCATTTAGTTTATTCTTCTAAACTAGACATTACAATATATCACCGTGATTGGGCAATCACACACattgtttaatttgtttttctccTAAGCAACAgtataatattgttattaagtgCATAAGGTTTTACAGTTGACTTCATCTAAGAAGTTAGTTAAATTAATTCCAGcttaataagaaaaataaagccATTTCCTAATCGAAATGCAACGGACCTTTTCCTGTGCAAAGTAAGGCAGATAAGACACATTTTGGTGGATTCTATTTGGATTATATCTCGTGGCTGTAGACGTGATCTTCGAACTCAGCCTGTCCCATGTCATCGCAGATGAGCGTGCAGAACGGACACACCCTGTGGCTCTGCTcgtgctgctccagctcctccagtgTGATGCCAGGGAAGCTCATGTGGCAGCTACGACACACCTTTCTCTACGCACAGGGAAAtagagaagcagaagaagacacTAGGGTTAATGAGATGTAACTGAATAAGGGTGCAGGCTTAAGAAAGCCTCGAAGATGTCAGCAAAGAGCCTCTATGACTTCTTCGCTCCGTGGTGTCTTGAGTGTTCAGGATGCCACCCATGCCTTCCGGTATGTATTGTTGAGCGAGTTACCTtgccccaacctgctccttcatgattAAAGTATAGTAAGGGTTATCATGCTCCATGGTGTCAAGATTTGGAGAAGGAGAATAAAAGGGTGCGTTCCCCAGTGAATGCCTCCCGGTATGTACGGTTGAGCCAGTTACCCTACCCTCCCCTACACCATTTTACACAGGGTGCTCACATGATGCGACGGTCCCCGTTACTTATGTTTTAATTTGCTTACGAATATGTTAGCCCTAGATTAATGGTTATGCAGATACTgccataaacaaacaaatacatgaaTTACCTGAATGCTATCTTTTAACATTGGAGCTGTCTCAAATGCCTTTTAGTCAAACATAACAGAGCCATTAAGTCAGCAAGTGCATCATTTACATACCGTTTCCTGTGTGTTCGGGCCCCTTCCTGtggtaaaaaacaaaaagcaaacaTGTGACTTGGTTAGCCACTCGCCTCGCATCTTATTTCACATTTGAAGTGCAATGTTGTGTTCTGAAAGTTATCAAATTAACAGCAAACATTAAACTAATTGGCTGGTCAGCCCAGCAGCGCCCACCAGTTGTGTTGTGTGGCTCCTCAAACTGAGATCCCGGTTCGTTCTGCTGTAGCCCATGAGCAGGGCTGCCTGTGCCGCGGGGCGGTGGGCTGTGGGCCGGCCTCTCGGGCCGAGAGGAGCCTGAACCCCCCGCAGCCTGTTCCCTGCGGACGTCTTCAATGGTTTTCCTCAGACGCTGAGAATAAATAAGGATCAAGATATGAGCATGATGGCTGAAGCATTACCTTTCACATTATACTTTTAGTTAGTCACTATAAGGTACTTTACAATACCCTTCAATTCCTAGCAATTTAAAGGAGCAGTAGGGGATATTGTGTAAAATATTCAGTAAAAATTATCAAATTGCAGCTATCTGTAAATGCAATATTCTGCCAAAAATACTTGACAGTAACGCATGTCTGCGTAGTATGCAGCAAAAGAGTGAAAACCCGCCGGCTAATGTAACACCTTGTTTGGTGGGAGGGGCAATGGGCAGGGGGACGGTTAGTGGTATTTCCTCTAAATCTTGCATACTGCTCCTTTAATAGAAGATCCTACATTCTTCTTAAACTTTGTCTAGCAAGAACCGtcattgtgtatgtgtattattAATATGTTGTACCTGGTTGTCTCGAACAAGCTGCTCCTTCTCTTGGTTCTGGATCTTCAGGCGGTTCTCTCTCAGCTCGATGGTTCCATGGATCTCTGCGATCTGTGACTCTCTTTCGGCTATGATCCGAAGTGACTCTGCCAGATCTGACTGAATGAAAAAATAAGAGACAAGAGAGTCACCACACTAACGGGATATATGTGAATGTTTacaagcttaaccctctcttggAAATAGCCATCAACATCAGCCTCTGCCCCGACAGAGCTCTATACGTCCACACCCACGTGGCGTTCAGCATACCCCCTCGGCATCGGTGTACCTTGGTCGTGATGCCCAAGGAACACCGGACAGCACATTCTCATCAATAAGAATGTGACTTGAGTTTGGAGCATTGTTGAACATTCACAAACCAGTGGGAGGAAACAGGCCAAAACATAGGATTTGACACCAGCTTATTCCGAATTACACTTTTAAATTTGGTAACAGTGCTGTGTTGGAGAACATAAAGGATGACCAAGAGGTTTTAAACCAAAAACACGCTTTTCTGAGTCCTGGCACTTGGTGGTGTTTTGACATTTTTTCTTCTAGAcagatttgttttatttggatTTGGTACCTGGTGCTCCCGAACAagcttttctctctcttggtTGTGGATCTTCAGCCGGTTCTCCCGCAGCTCGATAATGCCACTCATCTCTGCAATCTCTGCATCTTTTTCAGCGATGTTCGCCTGAGACTCTTCAAGGCGGAgctgaaaaataacaaaaagagTGAGACAAGAGAGCTGATAATGAATCAGGGTCCTTTACAGCTGAAACAACTTGAAGCTAAGATTCTGCACCACTACATCTGGACAAACGTTTCCTATGGACCTTCAGTTTGCTGCCGTTTTCTTTGATCCGATCATTTTCCATCTCTGTGATATGCATCTGACTCTTTGCATTCAGCAACTCTCTCTCGGCCTCCTCCACAAGCCTTCTCTTGTCATTGCACTCCTTCCTCTCATTGGCCAGCTGTGTCCGAGCATTTTCTAGCTGGCCCATCATGGTGTTGCATTGTGCCTATGGTGGATCAGAACAGAAAGATGATTGAGACACGCTGGATACATACTAAAATATGTAATGCAATGTTGATTGATTTCACATTTCGATTTTTGGCAGACGCTtccatccaaagcgacttccgaGTTATTTTTTCGAGATACATGTCATTCCCCTAGTAGAAAGCTTGCTTTACCTATTTGGCGCCAAACACCTTAGCACTAACCTTCCCCCATTGCTGCAGGTGTCATACAACAAAAGGAAACATCACATTACGATGAGTGGACACTTCTTCATAGGTCGGACCTTGTAGTCCTGGTCTGGGCGGTTGTGACGAACCTCTTGCTGGGAGAGGCTCT
It contains:
- the snf8 gene encoding vacuolar-sorting protein SNF8, translating into MHRRGVGAGAIAKKKLAEARYKERGNVLAEDQIVQMSKQIETFKSHLEEFASKHKQEIRKNSQFRVQFQEMCATIGVDPLASGKGFWSEMLGVGDFYYELGVQIIEVCLALKHRNGGLITLDELHQRVLKGRGKYAQDVSQDDLVRAIKKLKAMGNGFGMIPVGGSYLVQSVPAELNMDHTVVLQLAEKKGYVTVSEIKEHLKWERERSCHVLDHLLKEGLAWLDSQAAGEPQYWLPALFSEISSRDVTPDEANQMTP
- the msl1b gene encoding male-specific lethal 1 homolog, producing MTLRSTLYPNTGFKLNADTIDFEKKIGISTASPVSLKRETCDVVLNVQGVDIPTKSTGLDQNYTTSEVTSAATVAEVLQEDKTTAGILSPVRQMGGEGTPVKSKPLPIDNMDNPLMAINNNPKEVGGDESAKGVGPGVLGTASIELSTEGKWRNIRKSPPNPQSQANCLRQILLLQLDLIEQQQQQLQSKDKEIDELKAEKETLLARIERMERRLQLTKKDPRDKRLFQPLEPWTPDKDDMWDLDVEESPHSEQATPLAFSRGGKGQKRKICFGDPKLQKQRGKCPKSSPQKLEMRPGSPYHRELRSKETPEKAGSMRLGQERDSLLPCKEEPEICSLMEELPFMCTTEMYLCCWHQPPLSPLRETSPKKEEEVAIPSWRENCMEPLDSDDPSSIPEALDDNVYLKRHLKLELDEKRRKRWDIQRIREQRMFQRLQQRMNKKKVREPEGEPELSSFYPDSEDVESIVITPFLPVVVFGRPLPKLTQQIFELPWLDDRSRCRIEVPKKHTPHRTCRK